The nucleotide window CCCGTGGTCGTGGCACGCATGATCGACGAGGGGGTGGCTGGTCACAACGCGTCCGTCGTGGTGCGCTACGGCATCCTTTTGGCAGCCCTTTCCGTCCTGGGCTACTGCTTCACGCTGTTCTGCCAGAAGATGGCCTCCCTCGTCTCTCAGGGAGTCGGTACCCGCCTCCGCCGCGACCTCTACGAGAAGGTCAACGCCCTCGGTGCCTCCGACGTCGACCACTTTGGAACGCCTTCCCTGCTCACGAGGTTGACCAACGACACCAGCCAGGTCCAGGTTGCCGTTGCGCTGGGCATCCGGCAGCTCGTGCGCTGGCCCTTCCTCGCCATGGGCTCCATGGCCGCCGCCCTGGCGATCGACCTCGAGTTGGGCCTCATCTTCGCCGTCTGCACCCCGCTCGTCGCACTGGTGTTCTGGCTCGTCATGTCACGCTCCGTGCCGTACTACCGCATGATGCAGGCAAAGCTCGACAAGGTCTCCGTCATCTGCCGCGAGGCCCTCTCGGGTGTGCGCGTCATCCGCGCGTTCAGGCGCGAGGGCAGCGAGGCGAAGCGCTTCGTCGCCGCGGCGAACGACCAGGCGGACACCGCCATCGCCGTAGGAAGGCTCTCCGCAGTGCTGAGCCCCGCCACCTTTCTCGTCATGGACCTGGGCGTCGTTGCCATCCTGTGGTCGGGTGCGCTGCGCGTCTCGGTCGGCGAGCTGACCCAGGGCGAGGTCGTGGCCTTCGTCAACTACATGACCCAGACGCTGCTCTCCATCGTCTATGTCGCCAACCTCATCGTCGTCTTCACGCGCGGCGCGGCCTCGGGCCAGCGCATCCGCGAGGTCCTCGACACCCAGCCGGCGCTTGCCGACGGGAGCGGCTTCGACGCCCAAGAGCTCGACGGGGCAACTTGTGCCCTCCAGCTGGAGGGCGTGTCCTTCTCGTACGCCCAAGACGGCCAGCCGGTCCTCTCTGACGTGTCGTTGTCCTTGGGAAGGGGGGAGACGCTGGGCATCATAGGCGGGACGGGCTCAGGAAAGTCGACGCTCGTGAACCTGGTCTGCCGCCTCTACGACGCCACGGACGGGACGGTGTGCGTCTTCGGCCATGACGTGCGCGAATGGCGCCTGGGCGACCTGCGATCCCACGTGGCGCTCGTCCCCCAGAAGGCCACGCTCGTCTCGGGCAGCATACGCTCCAACCTCTCATGGAGAGACCCCCGGGCCAGCGACGGGGAGCTGTGGCATGCGCTCGAGCTGGCCCAGGCGGCGGACTTCGTCCGCGCCAAGCCGTCCGGCCTCGACGAGACCGTCGAGGCCGGCGGCAGTAACTTCTCCGGTGGCCAGCGCCAGCGCCTCACGATCGCGCGCGCGCTGGTGGGCCAGCCCGACCTGCTGCTGCTCGATGACTCCGCCTCCGCCCTCGACTTCGCCACGGACGCCCGCCTGCGCGCCGCGCTGCGCGGACGCGATCCAGGCACCACGACGCTCATCGTGTCGCAGCGCGTCTCCGCCGTCATGGGTGCCGACCGCATCCTGGTGCTCGACCATGGGAGGGTCGCCGGCATCGGTACCCATCACGATCTGCTGGCGTCCTGCGGGCTCTATGGGGAGATCTGCCTCTCGCAGCTCTCCGCGAAGGAGGCGTGCGCGTGATGGCGAACCCCTACTCGGCCACCGGTGCCGCGTCGACGGCGCTTGCCAGCGTCCGTGGGGATATGGGCGGCCCCCCTGGCCAAGGGGGGACCGAGGCCCCGAATGGGCTCGAGACGAGCGGGTACGGCATGGCCGAGGTCCTCGCCCGCCTCCTCGGCTTCGTCCGGCCACATGCGGTCTCCCTGTCCGTGGGCTTCCTGTCCTCGGCCGCCTCGGTCATCCTCCAGCTCTACGTGCCCATCCTCATAGGGTCCGCCATCGACACGATGGTTGCGGCCGGCCAGGTCGACCTCACCGCCCTCGGGCCCATCCTCACCCGCATGGCCATCGTCGTCGCCTCGGCGGCGGCACTCCAGTGGCTTTCCGGCTACTGCACCAACCGCCTTGCGTACGAGACGGTCCGCGACCTGCGCGAGGCCGCCTACGGGAAGCTCAACTCCCTGCCGCTCTCCTTCATCGACTCCCACGCGCACGGCGACCTCCTCGCTCGCGTCGTGAACGACGCCGACGCCGTGGGCGACGGTCTGCTCCAGGGCCTCACGCAGCTCTTCGGCGGCGTGGTCACCCTCATGGGGACGCTCGCCTTCATGCTCTCGCTCTCCGTGCCCGTCGCCGCCGTCGTGGCGGTGCTGACCCCGCTCTCCATCCTGGCCTCGGCCTCCATCGCCCGCCGCTCGGCTGCGAGCTTCGCGGCCCAGCAGGCGCTCCAGGGCGAGCTGGGAGGCTACGCCGAGGAGATGATCTCCAACCAGAAGCTCATAGGGGCCTTCGGCCAGGGCGAGAGGAACGTGGCCACGTTCTCCAAGGTCAATGACGAGCTCTATGCCGTCGGCGAGCATGCCCAGTTCGTAAGCTCGCTCTCCAACCCCTCGACGCGCCTGGTGAACAACATCGTCTATGCGGCCGTGGCCATCACGGGCTGCGCCTGCGTCATCACCTCATGGCCATCGGCCTTGACCGTGGGACAGGTCCAGAGCTTCCTCTCCTACGCCAACCAGTACATGAAGCCCTTCAACGAGATCTCGAACGTGGTCACGCAGGTCCAGACGGCGTTCGCCTCTGCACGTCGCCTGATGGCCCTACTCGACGCGCGCGAGGAGGCCGCCGACGCGCCATCGGCACGCACGCCCAGGCGGACCCAAGGGCGACTCGACCTGGAGCACGTGTCCTTCTCGTACACCCCCGACCACGAGCTCCTGCGGGACATCTCCCTCCATGTGCCTGCGGGGGGTCGCTTCGCCCTGGTGGGGCCTACGGGCTGTGGCAAGACCACCCTCATAAACCTGCTACTGCGCTTCTACGACGTCGACTCCGGGGACATCCTGCTAGATGGTGTGGACATCCGTGAGCTCACGCGCGACAGCCTGCGCTCGGCCTTTGGCATGGTCCTGCAGGACAGCTGGCTGTTCGAGGGCAGCGTGCGCGACAACATCTCATACGGCGTGCCCGGGGCCACCCACGAACAGGTCGTCGAGGCCGCCAAGCGTGCGCACGCGCACAAGTTCGTCCAGCAGCTCCCCCAGGGCTACGACACCGTCCTGGGCGGGGGCGCGGGAGAGCTCTCCGCCGGGCAGATGCAGCTGCTCTGTATCGCACGCGTCATGCTGGCAGACCCTGCGGTGCTCCTGCTGGACGAGGCGACCTCCTCGATCGACACCCGTACCGAGCTGCAGGTCCAGGATGCCTTCGACCGCATGATGGAGGGGCGCACGTCGCTCGTCGTCGCGCATCGCCTCTCGACCGTCAGGGACGCCGACTGCATCGTGGTCATGGATGACGGCACCGTATGCGAGACGGGAACCCATGACGAGCTGCTGGCACGCGGCGGGCGCTACCACGACCTCTACATGAGCCAGTTCGCCGGGCAGGCCACCGCCAGCTAGCTACCACCTACCACCCGCTGCTCGCCCGTGGCGGGACGCCCCTTTTGGGCATACGATCACCTCGTTGCGATCGGGTGGCCAGGAGGGGAGAGGCAATGGTCCACGACGCATGCGACGCCGTCATCATCGGCGCCGGCGTGAGCGGCTGTGCCGTGGCACGCGAGCTTTCGCGGCTCGACGGGAGGTTCTGCGTCGTCGAGGCGGAGGACGACGTATGCTCGGGCACCTCGAAGGCCAACTCGGCCATCGTGCATGCGGGCTTCGACGCGCCTACGGGTTCGCTCATGGCGAGACTCAACGTCGAGGGCAGCGCGCTCTTTCCCCAGCTTTCCCGCGACCTCGACTTCACCTTCCGGCAGATCGGCTCGCTCGTCGTCTGCACCGATGCGTGCGACCTGCCCGCACTCGAGGCCCTGCTCGAGCGCGGGATCGCCAACGGCGTGAGCGACCTGCGCGTCATTGGACGCAAGGAGCTCGTCGCCCTGGAGCCCCACATCGCCGATGGCGCCGTGGCGGCCCTCTGGGCGCCCACGGCAGGCATCGTGGACCCCTTCGGCCTCACCGTCGCCCTGGCAGAGAACGCGCGCGACAATGGCGTGGACTTCCTCTTCGGCGCGCGCGTCGGCGGGCTTTCCCGCACGGCCGGGGGCGACTGGCTCGTCTCCACCGCACGCGGCACGATCAAGGCGCGGGCCGTCATCAATGCCGCTGGCGTCTTTGCCGACCAGATCCACAACCTTGCGGCCGTCCCGGCAGGTGGCGAGCCCCTCGCCATCACGCCACGGAGGGGCGAGTACAAGCTGCTCGACACGACGGCGGGCGCCCATGTCGCGCACACGATCTTCATGCTACCCACCAAGATGGGCAAGGGCGTGCTGGTCACGCCCACCGTCCATGGCAACCTCCTCGTAGGCCCCACGGCGGACGACATCGATGACAAGCTGGGGACCGACACCACGTCCGAGGGCCTGGTCTCCGTCAGGGAGAAGAGCGCGCTCACGGTCAAGGACATACCCTTCCGCGAGACCATCACGTCCTTCTCGGGCCTGCGTGCCCACCAGCCCGGCCACGAGTTCCTCATCGGGGAGCTGCCTGAGGCACCGGGCTTCATCGACTGTGCCGGCATCGAGTCGCCCGGCCTCAGCGCCAGCCCTGCGATCGGGCGCATGGTCGCCTCCATCGCACAGGGCATACTGCATCTGGGCGAGAAGGCCACGTTCGCCTCGACCAGACGGGGCTACCCCAACCTCAACGAGCTTACGACCGAGGAGTGGAACGCCCTCATCGACGAGGACCCCCGCTACGGAACCATCGTCTGTCGCTGCTGCCGCGTCTCGGAGGGGCAGATATGCGAGGCGGTGCGCCGTGGGGCGCGCTCGCTCGACGCCGTGAAGCGTCGCACGGCCGCGGCCATGGGACGCTGTCAGGCTGGCTTCTGCACGCCGCGCATCATGGAACTCATCTGCGAGGAGGCCGACGGGGTCGACATGTGCTCCGTCACGAAGGCGGGACCGGGCTCAAAGCTCGTGGTGGGCCTCAACAAGGGCGATGCCATGGACGACTCGTCTGCGACGGACGGGACACGCACGGCGTGCAGCACGCCGGTGGCGGGTGGCCCACCCGCGCTGATCGACGCACTGCGGAGGGGAGGCGAGGACCATGGCACGCGATAGCATCAGGGGCTGCGACATCGCCATTATCGGAGGTGGATCGGCCGGCCTTGCGGCAGCCATCGCCGCCCATGACGCCGGCGTAGACGACGTCGTCGTCATCGAACGCGATGCAGTCCTTGGCGGCATCCTCAACCAGTGCATCCACAACGGCTTCGGGCTCCACACGTTCAAGGAGGAGCTCACGGGCCCCGAATATGCGTCCCGCTTCATCGCGCAGGCCGACGAGCGTCATATAGACCGACTGCTCCGGACCACTGTCCTCGACGTCACGGCCAGTCATGTGGTACGTGCCGTCAGCGCCGATCGCGGCGTCTTCTCGCTTGAGGCCAAGGCCATCGTGCTGGCCATGGGTTGCCGCGAGAGGCCGAGGGGAGCGCTCGACATCGCGGGCTTCCGACCTGCGGGCGTCTATACGGCCGGCTGTGCCCAGAAGCTCGTGAACGTGGATGGCTACCTGCCAGGGCGCAGGGTCGTGATCCTGGGCTCCGGCGACGTCGGGCTCATCATGGCGCGGCGTCTGACGCTCGAGGGAGCCCAGGTGGCCTGCGTAGCCGAGCTCATGCCCTACTCTGGAGGACTCAAACGCAACATCGTGCAGTGCCTGGACGACTTCGACATCCCGCTCCACCTCTCGCACACTGTCACCCGCATCGAGGGGCCCAAGCGCGTCGAAGCCGTCACGATCGCCCGCGTGGACGAGCGGCTGCGGCCCATCCCAGGCACTGATCGACGCTACGAATGCGACACGCTACTGCTCTCCGTGGGCCTTCTGCCCGAGAACGAGCTGTCTCGCCAGGCAGGCGTCAAGCTCAGCCCCGTGACGCAGGGACCCGAGGTGAGCGAGTCGCTCGAGACCAGCATCGAGGGCATCTTCGCCTGTGGAAACGTCCTGCATGTCCATGACCTCGTC belongs to Olsenella uli DSM 7084 and includes:
- a CDS encoding NAD(P)/FAD-dependent oxidoreductase; protein product: MARDSIRGCDIAIIGGGSAGLAAAIAAHDAGVDDVVVIERDAVLGGILNQCIHNGFGLHTFKEELTGPEYASRFIAQADERHIDRLLRTTVLDVTASHVVRAVSADRGVFSLEAKAIVLAMGCRERPRGALDIAGFRPAGVYTAGCAQKLVNVDGYLPGRRVVILGSGDVGLIMARRLTLEGAQVACVAELMPYSGGLKRNIVQCLDDFDIPLHLSHTVTRIEGPKRVEAVTIARVDERLRPIPGTDRRYECDTLLLSVGLLPENELSRQAGVKLSPVTQGPEVSESLETSIEGIFACGNVLHVHDLVDYVSEEAALAGRRAARYVKEMSGGVAGTQREGGAMREGGDTPSRLRVRTGGGVRYTVPSFVSPDLMDERLTLRFRVGAVYEERYVSVYLGERRIIHRRRPILVPAEMQEVVLVRDQLLGALGDMGGSGAKAHAGDVGACRDLRVTLEEA
- a CDS encoding ABC transporter ATP-binding protein, which translates into the protein MANPYSATGAASTALASVRGDMGGPPGQGGTEAPNGLETSGYGMAEVLARLLGFVRPHAVSLSVGFLSSAASVILQLYVPILIGSAIDTMVAAGQVDLTALGPILTRMAIVVASAAALQWLSGYCTNRLAYETVRDLREAAYGKLNSLPLSFIDSHAHGDLLARVVNDADAVGDGLLQGLTQLFGGVVTLMGTLAFMLSLSVPVAAVVAVLTPLSILASASIARRSAASFAAQQALQGELGGYAEEMISNQKLIGAFGQGERNVATFSKVNDELYAVGEHAQFVSSLSNPSTRLVNNIVYAAVAITGCACVITSWPSALTVGQVQSFLSYANQYMKPFNEISNVVTQVQTAFASARRLMALLDAREEAADAPSARTPRRTQGRLDLEHVSFSYTPDHELLRDISLHVPAGGRFALVGPTGCGKTTLINLLLRFYDVDSGDILLDGVDIRELTRDSLRSAFGMVLQDSWLFEGSVRDNISYGVPGATHEQVVEAAKRAHAHKFVQQLPQGYDTVLGGGAGELSAGQMQLLCIARVMLADPAVLLLDEATSSIDTRTELQVQDAFDRMMEGRTSLVVAHRLSTVRDADCIVVMDDGTVCETGTHDELLARGGRYHDLYMSQFAGQATAS
- a CDS encoding ABC transporter ATP-binding protein; its protein translation is MLELMRTYLAAYRVKTLLGMVGKGFEVVFELMVPVVVARMIDEGVAGHNASVVVRYGILLAALSVLGYCFTLFCQKMASLVSQGVGTRLRRDLYEKVNALGASDVDHFGTPSLLTRLTNDTSQVQVAVALGIRQLVRWPFLAMGSMAAALAIDLELGLIFAVCTPLVALVFWLVMSRSVPYYRMMQAKLDKVSVICREALSGVRVIRAFRREGSEAKRFVAAANDQADTAIAVGRLSAVLSPATFLVMDLGVVAILWSGALRVSVGELTQGEVVAFVNYMTQTLLSIVYVANLIVVFTRGAASGQRIREVLDTQPALADGSGFDAQELDGATCALQLEGVSFSYAQDGQPVLSDVSLSLGRGETLGIIGGTGSGKSTLVNLVCRLYDATDGTVCVFGHDVREWRLGDLRSHVALVPQKATLVSGSIRSNLSWRDPRASDGELWHALELAQAADFVRAKPSGLDETVEAGGSNFSGGQRQRLTIARALVGQPDLLLLDDSASALDFATDARLRAALRGRDPGTTTLIVSQRVSAVMGADRILVLDHGRVAGIGTHHDLLASCGLYGEICLSQLSAKEACA
- a CDS encoding NAD(P)/FAD-dependent oxidoreductase, whose amino-acid sequence is MVHDACDAVIIGAGVSGCAVARELSRLDGRFCVVEAEDDVCSGTSKANSAIVHAGFDAPTGSLMARLNVEGSALFPQLSRDLDFTFRQIGSLVVCTDACDLPALEALLERGIANGVSDLRVIGRKELVALEPHIADGAVAALWAPTAGIVDPFGLTVALAENARDNGVDFLFGARVGGLSRTAGGDWLVSTARGTIKARAVINAAGVFADQIHNLAAVPAGGEPLAITPRRGEYKLLDTTAGAHVAHTIFMLPTKMGKGVLVTPTVHGNLLVGPTADDIDDKLGTDTTSEGLVSVREKSALTVKDIPFRETITSFSGLRAHQPGHEFLIGELPEAPGFIDCAGIESPGLSASPAIGRMVASIAQGILHLGEKATFASTRRGYPNLNELTTEEWNALIDEDPRYGTIVCRCCRVSEGQICEAVRRGARSLDAVKRRTAAAMGRCQAGFCTPRIMELICEEADGVDMCSVTKAGPGSKLVVGLNKGDAMDDSSATDGTRTACSTPVAGGPPALIDALRRGGEDHGTR